From Cupriavidus oxalaticus:
GCGCATCAGCGCGTCGGCGCCCTCCCCGGGGTTGCGCGTGGCAAGGCCGATGCTGACGGTGTAAGCGATTGCATCCGGCTCGGAAGGACAAGGGCTCGCGCGCACGGCGGTCGCCAGCCGCATGCAGGCCAGCCGGCCATTTTCCATCACGGTATCGGGCATGACGATGGCAAACTCTTCGCCGCCGAGTCGCCCGAGCACGTCGTGCGGGCCGCTGGTACGCCGCAGCAGCCCGGCGAAGTGGCGCAGCACGCTGTCGCCGGCCAGGTGGCCGTAGACATCGTTGATCGCCTTGAAGTGGTCCAGGTCCACAAAGGCCACGGTCAACGGCTTGCGCTGGCGCTCGGCCTGCAGGCAGGCTTGCTCCAGCGCTTCCCAGAAGGCGCCGCGCAGCAGCACGTCGGTCAGGTCGTCATGCCGCGCGCGCCGCTCCAGCATGCGCCGCAACCGGTCATGCGCCATCAGCGCAAAGCTGACCGAGAGGCCAACCAGCGCAAAGACGTTGAGCATGGCCAGTTCGCCGTCCCACGGCAATGGCCGCGGCCAGGCGCCGCCCTGCACCAGCGCGGCAACCGGCAAGGCCATGGTCCATGCATTGGTCGCGGCCACGGCAAGGGCAATCAGCACCAGCGAAGCAGCAGCCAGGCGCCCGACGCCGCGGGAAGTCCGCACCGATGGGCCGATGCTGCGGGTCACGTCGAGCAGCAAGCCGATATGGCATGCCGTCAGCAGCGGCGCCATCTGCAGCCCTGCCAGCGGCGCATCGGGGATGCCGGCTGCCACCAACTGCCATGCCACGCCGACAGCGGCAGCCAGGCAGGTTCCCAGTAGGAGCCCGGTCTTGCCGGAGCGACCAGCAAAATGACGCGCCCCGATCGCCATCAAGGCGAACGCAGCCAGCAACGCGAGATCGGTTGCGTCCGGCACCAGCCACGCGGGGCGCGCGTCCTGCACCGCAGCCAGCACCGAGCCGATCGCCGCGGCGGCATTGCCCAGTGCCCATGACGTCAGGCCACTGCGGCCCATGCCCGCGGATCGACGCAATACGACGCAAACCACCGCCATCTGCACGGCAAACAGCCCTGCGATGAGCACCACAATATGCGACTGAAACATCTTCATTCCCGTCCAAGGCGACCAACGGCGCCCCGCCAGGCGCCGCCTTTCCCCTTTTTATGCCGGTCCTGTGCCGGACCGTTTTCATCGATTGCCGCATATCCTGTGTCGGGCCGCCGTGGCGTTGCCAGCGGCAAAGCCAACGCGCCGAGGCGCTCGCCAGGACAGGGAGCGCCGTTCTTGTTATGGTGATCAGGCCAGTCCGGAAGGAATCTGCAAACCGGCATTCCCGACATCACGCCGGTCGGACTAAGAGCGGTGTGCGGATTATCGCAGCGCGCAAACCCAAGTCAAGCCAAAGTGTCCCCCGCCAAAAGGGGGAGCGCGCCCGCGGGACGGCTCGCGCACCGCGATGTGCCGGATACGCCAGATTGACCGGCCCTGCCGGCGCGCGCTACAATGCTCGGCTTCGGGGCGTAGCGCAGCCTGGTAGCGCATCTGATTTGGGATCAGAGGGTCGCATGTTCGAATCATGTCGCCCCGACCAGTTTTAAGTTTGGCTTCAAGGAACACGGCCTGGACAGCAATGTCCAGGCCGTTTTTCTTTTCTGCCCGCCCCCGCGCGACTGCGTCGGCCCCGCTCACCACCGCGGCATCATGTCGGGCCAGAGCAGTGCGGCCGCGATCAGCAGCAGCACCACGGCCGCCAGCACAAGGCCGCGGCTGGCACTGTCGTGTTGCTTGTCGACCTGAGGCTGCCAGCCCGGGCCGCCGTCCCGTTGTGGCGATACGGGCGCTGTCGGCGCCGCATTGGCCGGGGAGGCCGCCGCGCCGTGCACGACAGTCCGCGGCACATAGTCCGGCTGCGCCAGCAGAAAGCCCATCGGCGTGGCTTGCCCTACCGCTCCCATCTGCTGGAAGAGGAGCTTGGACAGCGCCAGGCAGTCGTCCAGCGCGATTTGCGGTCGCGGCCGGAAGATGCGCAGGTGTTCGCACAGCGTATCGAGCTTGTGGTTGGGAGCATGGAAATACTGGGACCAGCGCACCTGGCGCACCGAGCAGCGCCAATGCTTGCGCTGTACCTCGGGCAGCACCTTTTCCAGCATGCGCACATTGAATTCGGCCCCATGGGCGACCAGCACGTCAGCATCCTCGACGATGGCACGGATCGCACCGACATCGAAGCGCTGCCCGCGCAGCATCTCGGCGGTCAGGCCGTGCATGCCGGTAGCGGCCTCGCTGATCGGCACGGTGGGCTCCTGCGAACCGTAGTAGTCAGTGATTTCGCGCACGAGACTGCCCGCCCTCGGCGCTACTTCGACAAGCAGCAGGCCGATGCTGACAGGCTCGTCCACTGGCGTGAGCCCGGTTGTCTCGGTACTGACGATTGCGACCCGCATGGGCACTCCGGTGTAGCCGTCCGCAAGGCACGTTGGCGGCGGCCGCTATGGTCGTTTGCCTCTAGCGTAGTGCGGGGGTGCCAAACGTCATATCAACCAGATGGGCTAGCCGGAGGCGCCATCGGTTGGAGATAGGCCGGCGCCTCGGCACCAGGCCGGCCATCTCAGGCCTGCTGCGGGCCGGTGGAATCGCCGCGGCGCCGCTCAAGATTCACGTACACATCCGCCGCGACCAGCCCGAACAGTGCGTGGGCGAACAGGCTTTCCCACCCGCGCGCCTCGTCGAACCAGTTGAAATAGCTGCCGAACACATAAAAATTGACCAGGTAGACCACCACGCCGAACACGATGCCGACCAGCGACGCCAACCCCATGCTGGAATCGAGACGGAATGAGGACAGGATCATCGCCAGCACTGCCGAAAGTATGATCGACAGCGCAAAATGAACCGTGCCGGCCGACAGCACCACGGTCCAGTTGAAGGCATCGGCGGAAAGCGCTTCGCGGCCGAGGATAATGGCCGCCACCATCTTCACCGTGCCCCAGGCGCCCTGGTACATCAGGAAGCGCGCCGTCAGCAGCTCAAGCACCATATACACTGCACCGGCGATCAGCCCGGCCACCACGGCGGCCCGCCAGTCCGGAGTGCAGCGGACGAAGCGGTGCGAGTCCAGATGGAGTTCCATGGCAGTCTCCTTGCGAGATTCCGGCCCCGCTGACTCCCGGCGGCCGTACGAGTTAGTTCTAGCTCATACGAGGCAAATACCAAGGCATGCCGGATACGCAAAGCGCTTCATACATCACCTGACATCGCATGGACCATGCGCTGCACAATGCGCAGTTGTCCCACGGCTTCCCCATGTTCGCAGGGGCAATGCTGCAACTGCGTACGTGATACAATATGAGAGCAAGTAGCCCCGGGGTGTCCGTGCATCCCTGTAACCGGGCGTTCTCACCAGCGCGCTCTCGCGAGCGCTCAGCAGCAGCCGGCGCGGCCATCCGCGGCGACACCAGAACTGGCGAACCACCGGGTACACCTGCCCGCCCTGCTCCGCGTAGCGAACGGCCACCCAGGCCGTCACCGGCAGTGTCCACGCCAGGCAATCCGTGCCCGCCTGGCCGGGGCGCGACCGGCATGGATCGAGTATCTGGCGCCACGCGTGGCGCCGCGCGGCATCGTCCGCGTGCGCCTGCCCCGAACGACTTCATTGGCGCGGTTCGCCAGCCTGGCGAATGTGCGCCGGTTCGCGCCGTACCCTCGGGCCGGACGAACCGGACCGGAATTATTGATAACGCAACCATGCAGCCTTCGCGGGCTGCCGAAAAGGAAAGCAGATTGGCTAAGGAAGAACTCATTGAATTTGGCGGCGTGGTGTCGGAAGCCCTGCCCGACAACCGCTATCGTGTCACGCTGGAAAACGGCGTGGAAATCTGGGCATACGCTTCGGGCAAGATGCAGAAGCACCGCATCCGCATCCTGGCCGGCGACCGCGTCACCCTGGAAATGTCGCCCTACGACCTGACCAAGGGCCGCATCAACTTCCGCCACAAGTCCTGAGTCTTCGCACGGCCGGAGCCCGCCGCTCCCGCCGTACAAGTGAATTCCGGGGCGTTGCCGACGCGCTGTCATGGAGCTGACACCGCGCCCGGACACACTTGCGGGCTGCCCGACGGGCGGCCCGACTTCGTTTACGGCAATTCGTGGCACCAGGCCATCCGCTTGCGCTGGTCGGGCAGCTTCACCATACTCGAAGCATCACCCTCGCCACGCCCGACATGAACCTGATCCTCTGGCGCCACGCCGAAGCCGAAGACCTCCCCGACGCCCTCAGCCTGAGCCGCCACGCCGACATGCAGCGGCCCCTGACGCGCCGCGGCCGCAAGCAGGCGGAGGCGTCCGCCAAATGGCTGCGTGCGCACCTGCCATCGGACACGCGCGTGCTGTGCAGCCCCTCCATACGCACCCGCGAAACCGCGGCGGCGTTGACGGGCAACGCGCAGATCGTCGAGGAGCTGGCCCCCGGCGCCGACGTCAGCGCGGTGCTGGCCGCGGTGCAATGGCCCGAACGCACCGAGCACGTGGTGGTCGTCGGGCACCAGCCATGGATCGGCCGCGTCGCCAGCCTGCTTCTGGCCGGCAACGAGATGGACTGGAGCGTGCGCAAGGCAGGCATCTGGTGGCTGACTGGACGGACCCGCGAAAGCGAGGCACAGACCGTGCTGCGCGCGGTTATCAATCCCGAATTTCTCTGACGCGGCCCAGATATTTCCGACTTCGCCATTGCAGCCGGCACGCATGAGCCGGCTGCAGCTTCTGGCATGGCCGGCATGGTCGCGCCCGGCAAAAATCCGAAATAGCTGATGGCAGCCGCATTCTCCGCTCCCTAGAGTCGCTACGGCGCAGCCCTCTGGCCGCGCCGCCCTCGCCATGCCAGGCATGGGCTTCGACCACAGGTGTCACGGAGATTTCCATGGATTGCCCGTCGGACCCCCATCTTCCCCGCCAACCCGCAGGCGCGCCGGCAGAACCATCCCCCGAAGCTGGCCGGTCGCGCAACGGCGCCACCGGCACCAGCACCAGCACCTCGCCGGACGTCACGGAAGCGTCATCGCCAGGTCACGGCAATGTCACCGCGGCTCACTACATTGCATCGCAACAGTTTCGTCACCAAAAGGACATACTGATGCGAGACCTCCCCACGCCGACCCAGCCGCTTTTTGACTCTTTGCCCAATGGCCTTGCCTGCCAGACGGCGCGGAGCCGTCTTCATCGCCAATCGGATAAGGCAAGTGAGTCGCCTGCTCTCAGCGTGGCGTGGGCGCGCCACCAGGACGAAGTAGTCGAGGCGCAGCGCCTGCGCTACAAGGTGTTCGCCGAGGAGATGGGCGCACGCCTGACGTCTTCGGTGCCGGAGCTGGACATCGACATGTTCGATGGCTACTGCGACCACCTGATCGTGCGCGACATGGCCACGCTGCGCGTGGTCGGCACCTATCGCGTGCTGCTGCCGCACCAGGCCAAGCGCCTGGGCTGCCTCTACGCGGAATCGGAATTCGACCTGGTGCGCCTGTCCCACCTGCGCCCCAAGATGCTGGAACTGGGCCGCTCCTGCGTGCACCGCGACTATCGCTCGGGCAGCGTCATCATGGCGCTGTGGGGCGGGCTGGGCGAGTACCTGCAGCGCTGGGGCATCGAGTCGATGCTGGGCTGCGCCAGCGTGCCGATGAGCGACGGCGGCCACTATGCTGCCAGCCTGCACCGGTTGTTCAGCGAGCGCTACCTGGCACCGATCGAATACCATGCCTTCCCGCGCCTGCCGCTGCCGGTCGAGGACCTGAACCAGCAGCTCGAGGTCGAGCCGCCCGCGCTGATCAAGGGCTACCTGCGCCTCGGGGCAAAGATCTGCGGCCAGCCGGCCTGGGATCCGGATTTCAACGTGGCCGACTTCCTGACGCTGCTGCGCGTGAACGACATGAACCCGCGCTACGCCCGCCACTTCCTCGGCCTGAACCAGGCCGTATGATCGGGGCCGCCCGAGCGGCGGCCCCTTCTTCCGCGCTCAGCCGTTGGTCAGTCGTAGACGACCTTGTAGCGCTTGCCGATCCGCTGCCATTCGTCGGCCTCCTGCGCGAGGCTGTATTCGATCAGTGGATTGGCCTCGATCCACATCTTGGGCAGGCGCACCTCGAAGCCCTCGTCGAGCGCCTCGGCGAGCTGGCTGACGCGGATATCGGGCGAGCCGACGTCCGAACGGCGCCGGCACAGCACGAAGGCCAGGCGCAGGCTGAACAGCATGCGCCAGTCGACGAACTTGCCGCTGCCCGACAGCTTGCCAAGCTTGCCCGCATGCCCCAGCAGCAGCGTGGCCAGCCGCGCCTGGTCGGTCTTGGAAAAGCCCGGCATGTCCGCATGCGTGGCGATATACGCCGAATGCTTGTGGTAGCCGCTGTGCGAGATCGACATGCCGATCTCATGCAGACTCGCAGCCCAGCCCAGCAGCGCCAGGTTGTCATCGCGCCGTTCGTTGGCGGGATCCGGGAACTGGGACAGCAGCGCCTGCGAGGTACCGCGCACGCGCCCCGCCTGGGCACGGTCGACGCCGTAGCGGCGCATGAACTGGTCGACCGTGACGGTGCGCATGTCCTCATGGTGGCTGCGCCCCAGCAGGTCGTAGAGCACGCCCAGGCGCAACGCGCCGTCGGTGACGTCCATGCGGTCGATGTCGAGCTCGGCGAACACGCCCAGCATGATCGACAACCCGCCCGGCAGCACCGGGATGCGGTCCGCCTTCAGCCCGGTAAGCTTGACGCGGTTGGTGTTCTCGGCCTTGATCAGCGCGCGCTTGAGCCGCTCCAGCCCTTCGCGCGTGATGCCGTGGTCAGCCGGGTTGTCGTTCATGCCGTTGAGCTCGATCAGCTCGGCC
This genomic window contains:
- the ppx gene encoding exopolyphosphatase; its protein translation is MNNTPRLLAAVDMGSNSFRLMIGRVDETTTANGTASQIFQVDALREPVRLAAGLTPDKYLDQPARRRGIDALRRFGDRLRDFAPDQVRAVATNTLRVAKNASEFLIEAENALGFPIEVIAGREEARLIYLGASHDAPACQGNRLVVDIGGGSTEFIIGSGYQSKLMESLYIGCVSHSRQFFPSGNVDEYAMKQAELAARREIQVLVRQYRAAGWQQAVGSSGTARALAELIELNGMNDNPADHGITREGLERLKRALIKAENTNRVKLTGLKADRIPVLPGGLSIMLGVFAELDIDRMDVTDGALRLGVLYDLLGRSHHEDMRTVTVDQFMRRYGVDRAQAGRVRGTSQALLSQFPDPANERRDDNLALLGWAASLHEIGMSISHSGYHKHSAYIATHADMPGFSKTDQARLATLLLGHAGKLGKLSGSGKFVDWRMLFSLRLAFVLCRRRSDVGSPDIRVSQLAEALDEGFEVRLPKMWIEANPLIEYSLAQEADEWQRIGKRYKVVYD
- a CDS encoding GGDEF domain-containing protein, coding for MFQSHIVVLIAGLFAVQMAVVCVVLRRSAGMGRSGLTSWALGNAAAAIGSVLAAVQDARPAWLVPDATDLALLAAFALMAIGARHFAGRSGKTGLLLGTCLAAAVGVAWQLVAAGIPDAPLAGLQMAPLLTACHIGLLLDVTRSIGPSVRTSRGVGRLAAASLVLIALAVAATNAWTMALPVAALVQGGAWPRPLPWDGELAMLNVFALVGLSVSFALMAHDRLRRMLERRARHDDLTDVLLRGAFWEALEQACLQAERQRKPLTVAFVDLDHFKAINDVYGHLAGDSVLRHFAGLLRRTSGPHDVLGRLGGEEFAIVMPDTVMENGRLACMRLATAVRASPCPSEPDAIAYTVSIGLATRNPGEGADALMRRADRALYDAKLKGRNGVSMHPVAGNHASAAGRYVTRANERLAS
- the infA gene encoding translation initiation factor IF-1, producing MAKEELIEFGGVVSEALPDNRYRVTLENGVEIWAYASGKMQKHRIRILAGDRVTLEMSPYDLTKGRINFRHKS
- a CDS encoding SixA phosphatase family protein — protein: MNLILWRHAEAEDLPDALSLSRHADMQRPLTRRGRKQAEASAKWLRAHLPSDTRVLCSPSIRTRETAAALTGNAQIVEELAPGADVSAVLAAVQWPERTEHVVVVGHQPWIGRVASLLLAGNEMDWSVRKAGIWWLTGRTRESEAQTVLRAVINPEFL
- a CDS encoding exonuclease domain-containing protein, producing MRVAIVSTETTGLTPVDEPVSIGLLLVEVAPRAGSLVREITDYYGSQEPTVPISEAATGMHGLTAEMLRGQRFDVGAIRAIVEDADVLVAHGAEFNVRMLEKVLPEVQRKHWRCSVRQVRWSQYFHAPNHKLDTLCEHLRIFRPRPQIALDDCLALSKLLFQQMGAVGQATPMGFLLAQPDYVPRTVVHGAAASPANAAPTAPVSPQRDGGPGWQPQVDKQHDSASRGLVLAAVVLLLIAAALLWPDMMPRW
- a CDS encoding GNAT family N-acetyltransferase, producing the protein MRDLPTPTQPLFDSLPNGLACQTARSRLHRQSDKASESPALSVAWARHQDEVVEAQRLRYKVFAEEMGARLTSSVPELDIDMFDGYCDHLIVRDMATLRVVGTYRVLLPHQAKRLGCLYAESEFDLVRLSHLRPKMLELGRSCVHRDYRSGSVIMALWGGLGEYLQRWGIESMLGCASVPMSDGGHYAASLHRLFSERYLAPIEYHAFPRLPLPVEDLNQQLEVEPPALIKGYLRLGAKICGQPAWDPDFNVADFLTLLRVNDMNPRYARHFLGLNQAV